A region from the Bdellovibrio bacteriovorus genome encodes:
- a CDS encoding DNA topoisomerase VI, which produces MGKLLSIRELKIDIPKEARILADKMLKDLESSKRPVLEAVKTSLDNSLYNSKVGYLTPGDKVVRTELNVSSVQKLARVVFVLEILLNNLEKGAVNTKRELYYMCKGLIKGNPRLKPLDFDDQPESDAIIDFIGDMLEVYREELNCFANDRGGQTYSQQLVVTETLPDGDKAVVDLSTLGTSPFQPKNKPQSLKLKAKKKIDFCLIVESEGTANTLVTMGFTRRNNCIVMGAQGVPSNGVRGWSKLIQEELDVPMYFFGDLDAYTLQNIFRTLKAGSAASLIRNADFSAPNVRFLGVLPEDVKKYDLPHYKVKESDPAEARALKKAKDALENDPFFLDKKNKNLADILRWLIKEKIRCEQQSFFSVDPNDPIKTEKLILEKIKRGSYV; this is translated from the coding sequence ATGGGAAAACTACTCAGCATTCGTGAATTAAAAATTGATATTCCCAAAGAAGCCCGCATCTTGGCCGATAAAATGCTTAAAGACCTTGAGTCTTCTAAGCGTCCGGTTCTAGAAGCGGTGAAAACTTCACTTGATAACTCTTTGTACAACTCTAAAGTGGGTTACCTGACTCCTGGAGACAAAGTTGTTCGCACAGAGCTGAACGTATCATCTGTTCAGAAGCTGGCGCGTGTGGTTTTCGTATTGGAAATCCTTTTGAACAATCTTGAAAAAGGCGCAGTAAATACGAAGCGTGAGCTTTATTACATGTGTAAAGGTTTGATTAAAGGGAACCCTCGTTTGAAGCCTTTGGACTTCGACGACCAGCCTGAATCAGACGCGATCATCGATTTCATCGGTGATATGCTTGAAGTGTACCGTGAAGAATTGAACTGTTTTGCCAATGACCGTGGTGGACAAACTTACTCTCAACAACTTGTTGTGACTGAGACTTTGCCAGACGGGGATAAAGCGGTTGTCGATCTTTCGACTTTGGGTACGTCTCCATTCCAACCGAAAAACAAACCTCAGTCTTTGAAGTTGAAAGCGAAAAAGAAAATCGATTTCTGCTTGATCGTCGAGTCTGAAGGTACGGCAAATACGTTGGTAACGATGGGTTTCACTCGTCGTAACAATTGTATCGTGATGGGTGCTCAAGGGGTTCCGTCGAACGGTGTTCGTGGTTGGTCAAAACTGATCCAAGAAGAGTTGGATGTTCCAATGTACTTCTTCGGAGATCTCGATGCGTACACATTGCAAAATATCTTCCGTACTTTAAAAGCGGGATCAGCGGCGTCTTTGATTCGTAACGCAGACTTCTCAGCTCCGAACGTAAGATTCTTGGGTGTGTTGCCTGAAGATGTGAAAAAGTATGATCTTCCTCACTACAAAGTGAAAGAGTCTGATCCGGCCGAAGCCCGCGCTTTGAAAAAAGCTAAGGACGCTTTGGAAAACGATCCGTTCTTCTTGGATAAAAAGAACAAAAACTTGGCGGACATCCTTCGCTGGTTGATCAAGGAAAAGATCCGTTGCGAGCAACAATCTTTCTTCTCTGTAGATCCGAACGATCCGATCAAGACCGAAAAATTGATCTTGGAAAAGATCAAAAGAGGTTCTTACGTTTAG
- a CDS encoding DNA topoisomerase VI subunit B, whose translation MSKITKSSTAEYFAKNLQQVGFSSPLKAVLTTLKEAVDNSLDACEQAGILPDLLVEVTKVGSGSTKNTDLIRIVVEDNGPGIEAEDLAKVYGEYLASSKFGRGQCSRGQQGIGISAATTWAQMTNARGVNVISKTKKMRKAISAQVDVDIKSNTGVVKNKETIDWDRDHGTRVEFVLDGRIQLNGDGGIVTYIEGTILVNPHMTITYKLMENDYVTVNRVSQDVPQVPEASLPHPHTFKLGEFITHSTLFGKTTLSKFLKTGFSRVSDQSISEFTKKGLPKNLLEKPLTSLTEEDFKKVFQAVQNTDLMAPSTKSVLTVGEESLSKSITRLGEIDFFAVVTRKPTICDFKPVVVEVALARFKDRYQEADSPVTLLRFANRVPLQFDKSGCAITWAIESVNWKSYGLGQPKDSLPLGPYIFAVSVVSPFIKFKNASKETIDASEELVAEIRLALIQAGQRLSRHIKKEVKEADLERKLAHIEQFGPILVEGLARIIKAPEARKKKAEEGLKKLLGRDSEEAIADLEAAESKLLEQKKREKKKGIDHEIEEDVISSEDLVEEASEPIGTKKTTTKKETTKKTTGKKK comes from the coding sequence GTGAGTAAGATTACCAAAAGTAGCACCGCTGAATATTTTGCGAAGAACCTCCAACAGGTGGGATTCTCGTCTCCTTTGAAAGCCGTTTTGACGACTTTAAAAGAAGCCGTGGACAACTCTTTGGATGCGTGTGAGCAAGCGGGCATTCTTCCTGATCTTCTAGTTGAAGTCACAAAAGTAGGATCTGGTTCTACTAAAAATACTGATTTAATTCGCATCGTTGTCGAAGATAACGGACCCGGTATCGAAGCTGAAGACCTTGCCAAAGTTTATGGTGAGTACTTGGCCTCTTCAAAATTTGGTCGTGGACAGTGTTCGCGCGGTCAACAAGGTATCGGTATTTCTGCCGCTACGACTTGGGCGCAGATGACCAATGCCCGTGGTGTGAATGTTATTTCTAAGACGAAAAAGATGCGTAAAGCGATCTCTGCGCAAGTGGATGTCGACATCAAATCTAATACAGGTGTAGTAAAAAATAAGGAAACGATCGATTGGGATCGTGACCACGGAACTCGTGTCGAATTCGTTCTGGATGGACGTATTCAATTAAACGGTGACGGCGGTATCGTGACTTACATTGAGGGCACAATCCTTGTGAATCCTCACATGACCATCACTTATAAATTGATGGAAAATGACTACGTGACTGTGAACCGTGTCAGCCAAGATGTGCCTCAAGTTCCTGAGGCTTCTTTGCCACATCCTCATACCTTTAAACTGGGTGAGTTCATCACGCACTCGACTTTGTTCGGAAAAACGACGCTTTCTAAGTTCCTAAAAACAGGATTTTCGCGTGTTTCTGATCAGTCTATCTCTGAATTCACGAAAAAAGGTCTGCCAAAAAATCTTTTGGAAAAACCTCTGACTTCATTGACGGAAGAGGACTTTAAAAAGGTTTTCCAAGCGGTTCAAAATACCGACTTGATGGCGCCTTCGACGAAGTCCGTTTTAACTGTAGGTGAGGAGTCTCTTTCGAAATCTATCACTCGCTTGGGTGAAATCGACTTCTTCGCGGTTGTGACTCGTAAGCCAACAATTTGTGACTTTAAACCGGTGGTGGTGGAAGTCGCGTTGGCGCGTTTCAAAGATCGTTACCAAGAAGCAGACAGCCCAGTGACTTTGCTTCGTTTCGCAAACCGTGTTCCTTTGCAATTTGATAAATCAGGTTGTGCGATCACGTGGGCGATTGAGTCTGTGAACTGGAAGTCCTATGGTTTGGGACAGCCTAAAGACAGTTTGCCGCTAGGTCCTTATATCTTTGCCGTGTCTGTGGTTTCTCCGTTCATCAAGTTTAAGAATGCTTCGAAAGAAACTATCGATGCATCTGAAGAATTGGTCGCGGAAATCCGTTTGGCCTTGATCCAAGCAGGTCAAAGATTGTCTCGTCACATCAAAAAAGAAGTGAAAGAGGCGGATCTTGAAAGAAAGCTCGCTCACATTGAGCAGTTCGGTCCTATCTTGGTTGAAGGTTTGGCTCGCATCATTAAAGCTCCGGAAGCTCGTAAGAAAAAAGCCGAAGAAGGTTTGAAAAAACTTTTGGGCCGTGATTCTGAAGAGGCGATTGCCGATCTAGAAGCGGCGGAATCTAAACTTCTTGAGCAAAAAAAGCGCGAGAAGAAAAAGGGTATTGATCACGAGATCGAAGAAGACGTGATCAGCAGCGAAGACCTTGTCGAAGAAGCTTCAGAGCCGATTGGCACGAAGAAGACGACGACTAAAAAAGAAACGACTAAAAAAACAACTGGTAAAAAGAAGTAG
- a CDS encoding beta strand repeat-containing protein, giving the protein MRTGTYFFILMSLFGMLAQAAPNALTYQGRIVKSDGHPLEYGNTSFIFEVTSPNGSCVIYREQRDGVNLLNSNGVFDVPIGSGTKLFPTDPLFTLLDAFNNSKVHDCYGGATYTAASSDIRLLKVQFHDGSGWKVISPSNEIRSVPYSAYALSAEKLGTRSADEFVLKTGVPTCAANEFLTWNGSALSCAPVSGAAGGTVTQVTSTNAYVSVVNSTSTPALTLNVGSTAGTVAAGDDARFSDARTPSGTAGGDLSGTYPNPSVAKIQNTAVSSVAPTSGQYLKFNGTQWAGAAIAMSDVTNLNTTLSNYQTTAAFNAAVGSANCAAYQTPYWNSVSGSFQCQAINVSVAGDISGTIGAVSVDKIKGVNVDTTGLTSGQVLKYDGTKWTPASDSNAGGTVTNIGTGTGLTGGPISSTGTISLANTAVTAGSYGSVTQVGTFTVDAQGRLTSASNTAIAFPVTSVATKTGAVTLDYGDINSAASKYLTYRPNNVACTDGQTLKWITANSRWECANDTDTSSGGTVTNIGTGTGLTGGPISTTGTISLANTAVTAGSYTRANITVDAQGRLTAASNGASVNLATEVTGTLPVANGGTGQTTATAAFNALSPLTAKGDVLVNDGTNDIRLPTGTNGQVLSVNTSQTSGLQWVTPTNGTVTNVTGTAPIVVSSGGTTPAISINDASTSAKGAVQVGNGLAVSAGVVSVDPASFPSAVPVSKGGTGATSITANRLVASNGTGSALTTFNCAVGQMVSFDATGMMTCSTFTTGSVFLNNGNSFGSAATLGTNDNNSLSFETNNTVAMTILPSGNVGIGTTTPATSLEVFETTGSTSRGITSTTIATSNPGGLIQTRGARGTASVPTATQINDTFGWMAFTGHDGAAFTTQAQPTGVSAIATENWSTGGHGSALRFTTTTNTAVNGGERMRIDHNGNVGIGTSSPTAKLEVSGDAKVTGNLVGAVKDVGGASLRMCTGSSANSGWTYYAVNAGITGACGAYMNIDTSACGFSTVFKYFPSIQGDGGHWVTTGATSVYNATATSFRIYINLIGSFDSTTCNTTTLPHNTNHYRIDWLAVGL; this is encoded by the coding sequence ATGAGAACAGGCACGTACTTTTTTATTCTCATGTCTCTTTTTGGGATGCTCGCCCAAGCTGCACCCAATGCTTTGACGTATCAAGGCCGTATCGTGAAAAGCGATGGCCACCCCCTGGAATATGGAAACACCAGCTTTATTTTCGAGGTCACAAGCCCTAACGGAAGCTGCGTTATTTACCGCGAACAGCGCGATGGCGTGAATCTTTTAAACTCGAACGGCGTTTTTGACGTACCGATTGGATCAGGAACGAAGCTTTTCCCGACAGATCCTCTTTTTACTTTGCTGGATGCCTTTAACAACTCCAAGGTTCATGACTGTTATGGCGGAGCTACTTATACGGCAGCCTCTTCAGACATCCGCCTTTTGAAAGTGCAGTTTCATGACGGTTCCGGATGGAAGGTGATTTCTCCGTCAAACGAAATCCGTTCTGTTCCCTATTCGGCCTATGCGCTTTCAGCAGAAAAGCTTGGAACTCGATCTGCAGATGAATTCGTATTAAAAACCGGCGTCCCTACATGTGCGGCGAATGAGTTTTTAACCTGGAATGGATCGGCCCTTTCCTGTGCTCCGGTTTCGGGAGCTGCGGGAGGAACCGTAACTCAAGTCACTTCGACGAATGCTTATGTTTCAGTCGTTAATAGCACTTCCACACCAGCATTAACTTTAAACGTGGGTTCAACGGCAGGCACAGTGGCCGCTGGTGATGATGCTCGTTTCAGCGATGCAAGAACTCCAAGTGGAACAGCCGGTGGAGATTTATCAGGCACCTATCCGAATCCCTCTGTCGCGAAAATTCAAAACACCGCAGTCAGTTCGGTGGCTCCAACTTCAGGGCAGTATTTGAAGTTCAATGGCACTCAATGGGCTGGAGCTGCAATTGCGATGAGCGATGTGACGAATCTAAATACTACGTTAAGCAACTATCAAACAACGGCGGCATTTAACGCTGCTGTTGGCTCCGCGAACTGTGCCGCCTATCAAACGCCTTATTGGAATTCTGTTTCGGGGAGTTTTCAGTGTCAGGCGATCAATGTCTCGGTCGCAGGCGACATCAGTGGAACTATCGGTGCTGTTTCCGTTGATAAGATCAAAGGTGTGAATGTCGATACAACCGGATTAACTTCAGGACAAGTCCTGAAATACGACGGCACCAAATGGACTCCCGCTTCTGATAGCAATGCTGGCGGAACAGTTACGAATATCGGGACAGGCACGGGATTAACGGGCGGTCCTATTTCTTCGACGGGAACTATTTCCTTAGCTAATACCGCAGTGACTGCGGGCTCCTACGGGTCGGTTACACAAGTCGGAACATTTACGGTTGATGCTCAAGGAAGATTAACTTCTGCTTCCAATACCGCGATCGCGTTTCCCGTGACCAGTGTTGCGACGAAAACAGGCGCTGTGACGTTGGACTACGGCGACATCAATAGTGCCGCTTCAAAGTATCTTACTTATCGCCCTAACAATGTCGCTTGTACCGACGGGCAAACATTAAAATGGATCACGGCAAATTCCCGTTGGGAGTGTGCGAACGACACAGACACTTCTTCCGGAGGGACCGTCACTAATATCGGCACGGGGACGGGCTTAACTGGTGGGCCTATTTCTACAACAGGAACTATTTCGTTAGCGAATACAGCAGTGACTGCGGGATCATATACTCGCGCCAATATCACCGTCGATGCCCAAGGACGCTTAACGGCTGCTAGCAATGGAGCTTCCGTTAATCTTGCAACAGAAGTCACAGGCACTCTTCCTGTCGCTAATGGTGGTACGGGACAAACAACAGCGACGGCAGCCTTTAATGCTCTTTCTCCCCTGACTGCCAAAGGAGACGTTTTAGTCAACGATGGCACGAATGATATTCGTTTACCTACTGGTACAAACGGACAAGTTCTCTCTGTAAATACGTCTCAAACGTCGGGTCTTCAGTGGGTGACACCTACAAATGGAACCGTGACCAACGTTACTGGAACCGCGCCTATTGTCGTTTCCTCGGGTGGAACCACTCCGGCCATTTCAATTAACGATGCAAGCACTTCAGCTAAAGGAGCCGTTCAAGTAGGAAATGGACTTGCCGTCAGCGCCGGTGTTGTGTCTGTGGATCCAGCAAGCTTCCCTTCTGCAGTTCCTGTGAGTAAAGGTGGTACGGGAGCGACTTCAATCACTGCAAATCGTCTTGTGGCTTCAAACGGTACGGGATCAGCTCTAACCACTTTCAACTGCGCTGTGGGACAAATGGTGAGCTTCGATGCGACAGGTATGATGACTTGCTCCACATTTACAACCGGCTCGGTCTTCTTGAATAACGGAAATTCTTTTGGATCTGCGGCCACTTTAGGTACTAACGATAATAATTCTTTGAGCTTTGAAACTAATAACACTGTTGCCATGACAATTCTTCCCAGTGGAAATGTCGGCATTGGGACGACAACACCGGCAACTAGTTTAGAAGTTTTTGAAACAACGGGAAGTACAAGCCGAGGTATTACGTCAACCACGATCGCCACTTCCAATCCTGGAGGACTTATTCAAACTCGAGGGGCTCGCGGTACCGCCAGTGTCCCTACGGCAACACAAATCAACGACACCTTCGGTTGGATGGCCTTCACAGGTCATGACGGCGCTGCCTTTACTACACAAGCACAACCCACAGGTGTCAGTGCAATAGCCACCGAGAATTGGAGCACGGGAGGACATGGTTCTGCTCTTCGCTTTACGACTACAACCAATACGGCTGTCAACGGTGGCGAAAGAATGCGTATTGATCACAATGGAAATGTAGGTATTGGAACGAGCTCACCAACTGCGAAACTGGAAGTGTCTGGCGATGCCAAAGTGACTGGAAATTTAGTCGGCGCTGTGAAAGACGTCGGCGGCGCTTCACTTAGAATGTGTACCGGTTCTAGCGCGAATTCTGGCTGGACCTACTATGCAGTAAATGCAGGAATAACTGGCGCATGCGGAGCGTACATGAACATTGATACTTCAGCATGTGGTTTCTCAACCGTATTTAAATACTTCCCCTCTATCCAAGGCGATGGAGGACACTGGGTCACTACTGGCGCCACATCTGTGTACAATGCCACAGCCACGAGTTTTAGAATTTACATCAACCTCATTGGAAGCTTCGACTCCACGACCTGCAATACGACAACGCTCCCACACAATACAAATCACTATCGTATAGACTGGTTGGCTGTCGGGCTTTAA